One Lysinibacillus fusiformis genomic window carries:
- a CDS encoding response regulator transcription factor: protein MEMKVLLIEDDPSIFEMIKDRFAQWSLQVVGPSDFQKVMDDFIEEKPQLILIDIQLPAYDGFHWCREIRHISKVPILFLSSRDHPMDMVMAMQMGADDFIQKPFHMEVLLAKVQAILRRTYDYVEEKLEVTRFNGAVIDYARSEIMYEGQLVSLTKNELFILRILVEKANHIVSRDDLMRKLWDDERFVNDNTLSVNVNRLRTKLEDIGLQEVILTKKGLGYIAVT from the coding sequence ATGGAGATGAAAGTTTTATTGATAGAAGATGATCCATCAATTTTTGAAATGATTAAAGATCGTTTTGCACAATGGTCGCTACAAGTTGTAGGTCCAAGTGATTTTCAAAAGGTGATGGATGATTTTATAGAGGAAAAGCCACAACTCATATTAATTGATATACAACTACCTGCTTATGATGGTTTTCATTGGTGTCGTGAAATAAGACATATTTCGAAGGTACCAATTCTCTTTCTATCTTCACGTGATCACCCGATGGATATGGTGATGGCAATGCAAATGGGTGCTGATGATTTTATACAAAAACCATTTCACATGGAAGTATTACTTGCAAAGGTACAGGCGATATTACGACGCACTTATGATTATGTAGAAGAGAAATTGGAAGTCACACGTTTTAATGGTGCAGTTATCGACTATGCAAGAAGCGAAATTATGTATGAAGGACAATTGGTGTCCTTGACCAAAAATGAACTTTTTATATTACGAATTTTAGTGGAAAAAGCTAATCATATTGTTTCGAGGGATGACTTAATGAGAAAACTATGGGATGATGAGCGTTTTGTTAACGATAATACATTGTCTGTGAATGTAAATCGTCTACGCACTAAGCTTGAAGATATTGGATTGCAAGAAGTTATTTTAACAAAAAAAGGGCTTGGCTATATAGCAGTAACGTAG
- a CDS encoding sensor histidine kinase produces MLLLFFKERLAWIGFYVFISISLNVLFSLDVGLVSVSITYVNICMFISFFIFLLWRYSVEVGQLKNFLGNVDGQLDDIHSKNMDLSPFQGAYFKKLEDVFYEKDMELNKTKVQLQEYSDELLAWVHEVKAPLTSINLMLSQIDDLVLRRKLEHEWLRLHLLVDQQLHQTRLATIEKDNYMTEIELRNVVYKEIRAMQPWCLEKGIGFDVSELSETVLTDGKWLAFIVRQILSNAIKYSPINTEILIFTEVDASGTTLLHIKDEGIGIRKEDLPRIFQKSYTGTAGRESAQSTGMGLYLAHNVALKIGVRIRVQSKIDEGSIFTLRFPLQNEYVKLTGR; encoded by the coding sequence ATGCTTCTATTATTTTTTAAAGAACGACTAGCATGGATTGGGTTTTATGTGTTTATTTCAATTAGTCTGAACGTATTATTTTCTTTAGATGTTGGTTTAGTAAGTGTTTCGATTACGTATGTTAATATATGTATGTTTATTAGTTTTTTTATCTTTTTGCTGTGGCGTTATAGTGTAGAAGTAGGGCAACTGAAGAATTTCCTGGGAAATGTGGATGGGCAACTGGATGATATTCATAGCAAAAATATGGATCTATCACCATTTCAAGGTGCCTATTTTAAGAAGCTTGAAGATGTGTTCTATGAAAAAGATATGGAGTTGAACAAGACAAAGGTACAATTACAGGAGTATTCAGATGAGCTTCTAGCATGGGTACATGAAGTAAAGGCACCTTTAACATCAATTAATCTAATGTTGTCTCAGATAGATGATTTAGTATTACGTCGAAAACTAGAACATGAGTGGCTCAGACTTCATTTATTAGTCGATCAGCAGCTACATCAAACGCGCCTTGCTACAATTGAAAAAGATAATTATATGACGGAAATTGAGCTTCGTAATGTTGTTTATAAAGAAATTCGTGCCATGCAACCATGGTGTTTGGAGAAGGGAATTGGTTTTGACGTGTCAGAATTATCGGAGACGGTATTGACAGACGGTAAATGGTTAGCATTTATAGTACGGCAAATCCTATCAAATGCCATTAAATATAGTCCTATAAATACTGAGATTTTGATATTTACTGAAGTAGATGCAAGTGGCACGACATTGTTACATATAAAAGATGAAGGTATTGGTATCCGTAAGGAGGATTTACCGCGTATCTTTCAAAAGTCGTATACGGGGACAGCTGGCAGAGAGTCTGCACAGTCTACAGGTATGGGCTTATACTTGGCGCATAATGTTGCGCTGAAAATTGGCGTTCGTATACGCGTGCAGTCGAAGATTGATGAAGGTTCAATATTTACATTACGATTTCCCTTGCAAAACGAATATGTCAAACTAACAGGTAGATGA
- a CDS encoding ABC transporter ATP-binding protein, with the protein MAVLIGRKVKKVYGKKSTAQEVLKGIDLEVNKGEFVGIMGPSGSGKTTLLNVLCSIDFATEGVIEINGQSLRGMKEKALANFRREQLGFIFQDYNLLDTLTVKENILLPLAIGKLPKAVAESRVKELTHLLGITDILNKYPNEISGGQKQRTSAARALITNPSLVFADEPTGALDSKSATALLKNLQSINEAKEATIMMVTHDAVAASFCTRVLFLKDGLIYSELYKGDKTRQAFFQEIMHTQSVLGGDGYES; encoded by the coding sequence GTGGCTGTTTTAATTGGACGTAAAGTAAAAAAAGTATACGGTAAAAAATCAACGGCTCAGGAAGTATTGAAAGGCATTGATTTAGAAGTTAATAAAGGTGAATTTGTAGGTATTATGGGTCCCTCCGGTTCAGGCAAGACAACACTGTTAAATGTTTTGTGTTCGATTGACTTTGCTACTGAGGGTGTGATTGAAATAAATGGTCAAAGCTTACGTGGTATGAAGGAAAAGGCGCTGGCCAATTTCCGCCGTGAGCAGTTGGGCTTCATCTTCCAAGATTATAATTTACTTGATACGTTAACAGTGAAAGAAAATATATTACTGCCTTTAGCGATTGGCAAGTTACCGAAGGCTGTTGCCGAGAGTCGTGTGAAAGAGCTGACACACTTACTGGGTATTACAGATATATTAAATAAATATCCGAATGAAATCTCAGGTGGGCAAAAGCAACGTACATCTGCTGCTCGTGCACTTATCACAAATCCATCACTTGTGTTTGCAGATGAACCAACAGGTGCGCTCGATTCAAAATCAGCTACAGCGCTCTTAAAAAACTTACAGAGTATTAATGAAGCGAAAGAAGCAACAATTATGATGGTTACACACGATGCGGTAGCAGCAAGCTTTTGTACCCGTGTTTTATTTTTAAAGGATGGACTCATTTATAGTGAGCTATATAAAGGTGATAAGACAAGACAAGCATTTTTCCAGGAAATCATGCATACACAAAGTGTGCTAGGTGGTGACGGTTATGAGTCTTAG
- a CDS encoding FtsX-like permease family protein, with the protein MSLSKLVFRSMKKNMKHYYLYFFALIFSVTLYFSFVTLQNNAEVLATVQKSGTATTGFEAATYILYFIILFFVLYANHLFMKRRSKEVGLYQLIGMTKGLIVRLLAVESILLFVGAIVLGMLAGFFSSRFFAMVLLRVLEKEALVTMTFSTEALQQSIAVFAILLVIVLVQMAWMIHRVSLLSLFSASKQADERVKRFSPLQMMIGFLGLVLIAYGYYASTKLFDIDSAGNLFVNMIIILASTIGGTFLVFRFSVAFIMNSVRLKKNGHLSVHDVLALTPIMHRMKSNAKSLTLITVLTGVSLGITTLSYISYYSTEASSYSQVPADYILLEDKGQEFLQKLEQNNIAYKRIDYRLQAVTASVAQLLPEDQQDSPFYNMKGTIYTIPLSDYQQIIANASISGNDIILTNYGGYMAEMFPMEKDRDVVVTVGEHEETLHVIDVQNESIISGIVTAGGGGPIFVVTDTLFEKLATISNDTQWHKQTSIMLKSKTDLALAEKLYIQSGAGVISSIESEGETKSYIQASYESERKENIETLGITIFTTAFLGLAFLMTTGSILYFKQMSEAEEERGSYTILRKIGFAEKDIMKGIYMKQAFNFGVPLIIGLLHSYFAVKSGWFLFGSELTAPLWIAMSCYIALYAIFAVLSVGYYKKVIRESL; encoded by the coding sequence ATGAGTCTTAGTAAACTCGTGTTCCGTAGCATGAAGAAAAACATGAAGCATTATTACTTATATTTTTTCGCGCTTATTTTTAGTGTCACACTGTATTTTTCTTTTGTGACATTGCAAAATAATGCTGAGGTATTAGCTACTGTACAGAAGAGTGGTACAGCAACAACAGGTTTTGAAGCTGCGACTTATATTCTATACTTTATAATTTTGTTCTTCGTGTTATATGCTAACCATTTATTTATGAAGCGTCGCAGTAAGGAAGTCGGCTTATATCAGCTAATTGGCATGACCAAGGGCCTTATAGTGCGTTTATTGGCGGTAGAAAGTATCCTTTTATTTGTTGGAGCAATCGTTTTAGGAATGCTGGCAGGCTTTTTCAGCTCACGTTTCTTCGCGATGGTATTACTACGTGTACTAGAGAAAGAGGCGCTTGTGACAATGACGTTCAGTACAGAGGCTTTACAGCAATCTATTGCAGTATTCGCTATTCTTTTAGTCATTGTGTTAGTGCAGATGGCGTGGATGATTCATCGTGTATCATTGCTATCATTGTTTAGTGCATCTAAACAGGCAGACGAGCGTGTAAAACGATTTAGTCCACTACAAATGATGATTGGCTTTTTAGGCCTTGTGTTAATTGCATATGGATATTATGCATCAACAAAACTGTTCGATATTGATTCTGCTGGCAATCTATTTGTCAATATGATCATTATTTTAGCGTCAACAATCGGTGGAACATTCCTTGTATTCCGCTTTTCCGTTGCGTTTATTATGAATTCAGTCCGTTTAAAGAAGAATGGGCATTTATCTGTGCATGATGTATTAGCATTAACACCGATTATGCATCGCATGAAAAGTAACGCAAAATCATTGACTCTTATTACTGTTTTAACCGGCGTATCACTTGGGATTACAACTTTATCTTATATTTCATACTACTCGACTGAAGCATCGTCATACAGCCAAGTACCGGCGGATTATATTTTACTTGAAGATAAAGGGCAGGAATTTTTACAAAAGTTAGAGCAAAATAATATTGCTTATAAAAGAATTGATTACCGTTTACAGGCTGTTACAGCTTCAGTGGCGCAATTATTACCAGAGGATCAACAAGATAGTCCGTTTTATAATATGAAAGGTACTATCTATACAATCCCACTTTCTGATTATCAACAAATTATAGCCAATGCATCTATATCAGGAAATGATATTATTCTAACGAACTACGGTGGTTATATGGCAGAAATGTTCCCAATGGAAAAGGATCGAGATGTCGTAGTAACTGTTGGCGAACACGAGGAGACACTCCATGTCATAGATGTACAAAATGAAAGTATTATCAGTGGTATTGTGACCGCTGGTGGAGGAGGACCAATTTTTGTCGTAACAGACACATTGTTTGAAAAGTTAGCTACAATATCGAATGATACACAATGGCATAAACAAACTTCCATTATGTTAAAATCAAAAACAGATTTAGCTTTAGCTGAAAAATTATATATACAATCGGGTGCAGGTGTTATTTCTTCTATAGAGAGTGAAGGCGAGACGAAAAGTTATATACAAGCGTCTTATGAAAGTGAGCGTAAAGAGAATATCGAAACCTTGGGAATAACGATATTTACAACAGCATTTTTAGGCTTAGCCTTTTTAATGACAACGGGTAGCATTTTGTACTTTAAGCAAATGTCTGAGGCGGAAGAGGAGCGAGGTTCTTATACGATACTAAGAAAGATTGGTTTCGCTGAAAAAGATATCATGAAAGGAATTTATATGAAACAAGCCTTTAACTTTGGTGTTCCATTAATAATAGGGCTACTGCATAGTTACTTTGCTGTTAAGTCAGGATGGTTTTTATTCGGCTCAGAGTTAACAGCACCATTGTGGATTGCTATGAGTTGCTATATAGCGTTATATGCTATCTTTGCTGTACTTTCTGTCGGCTATTATAAAAAAGTTATCCGAGAGTCTTTATAA